The following DNA comes from Sphingopyxis sp. BSN-002.
CGCATGATGACGCGGAGCGGGTACCAGACCGCGACGTCGTCGACGAATTCGCAGGCGCCGCCGCGCTCGACCATCTGACCGACGAAATGCCGCGCAAGCGCACGCAGATCCTCTTCGATCGCCTTCAGCCGCCCCGGCATGAACCACGCCTGCGTCAGCTTGCGGTGCGCCATGTGATCGCGGCCGTCCATATGGACGATGTCGCGCAGCATCAGCGCGCTGCCGCCGGTGAGCTTGCGCACCTGCTCCTCGACCGAGACCGGCCGAAGCATCATTCGCGGCGCGTTCAGGAATTGCGCGGCGTTCCGCTCCACGTCCTGAATGTCCGCGAACCGGGTGACGCTCCAGAAGGGACGATAATCCGCGGGCTCGGTCCAGTGGACCGGATCCTCCTCCCGCAGCCGGGCAAAGAGCCGGTCATAGGCGTCCGGATCGGCGTAGGTCGCGGGTGCGACGATCGCGTCGTCGTCGATAGGCGGCGCGATCGTGGCCATCAGAAGTTGAACCCGACGCGCACGCCATAGGTTGCCGGCGGCGCCGCACGCGCATTGCGGACAAGGCCGCTGATCGGCAGGCCGCTGTCGAAATATTTCTCGTCGGTGATGTTCGCCGCGAACAGCGACACCAGCCAGCGATCGTCGGGCGCGGTATAGGTCAGGCTGGCGTCGACAAGCTGCATGCTCCGCGCGGTCGCGCCGCCCGTGCCGGTCAGATTCTCGGCATCGAAATAATAGCCGTCGTTGTGCGACGCATCGACCGACAGCTTCAGTTCGCCGTCGCCGACCGGATATTTGACGTCGGCGCCGATCGACAGCACGAACTTCGGAGCGCCGGCGAGCCGGTTGCCCTTGATGAAGAGCACCCCTGCCCCGCCCGCCGATTGCACGTCGCGGTCGTAGCTGGTGTCGAGCACCAGCCCGTTCGAGCGCAGCGTGAACATCGGCGACACCTGCCACAGCAGGTCATATTGCGCGCCGGTGATCTTGGCACCGGTGCCGTTGACGAGGATGTTCGATCCGCTCGCCGAGTCCGTATAGGCGATATGGATATTGCCATAGTCGTAGTGGAAGGCGCCGAGATTGAGCCGCGCGTCGGGCGACAGGCGGATTTTCGCGCCGCCCTCGAACGAGGTGATCGTCTCGGGCGTCACGCCGGGGCTGAGAAGGTTGGTGTTCGAGAGCGTCGCGCCCTTGAACCCGGTCGAAACCCCGGCGTAGAGCAGCAGGTCGCCGGTGTCATACTGGATACGGCCGGTATAGGTGAACTTCGATCCCTTGAGCACCTGCCGCCCCTGGTTCGGGGTACCGAACACGTTGCGCGGGTCGGTCAGCGAGATGAAGTCGTTGCTGGTATATTTCTCGTCGGTGTAGCGGCCGCCGGCGGTGACGCTGAGCCGCTCGGTGATCGGCACGGTGATCTGGCCGAAGCCGGCGACCGATTTGTTCTGCCAGCGGTTGTCGGCGGTCAGCGCCGACAGCGGCGGCAGGTCGCCGGTGAGCAGGACGTCGCCGGCGGCGTCGAGATAGACGACACCCGCGATCCACTGAACGGGCGAATCCACCGATGCGATCTGGAACTCCTGCTGCCAGGTCCGCGACGGGAAATCGCCGGTGAAGCCGACCGATCCGCCCTGGAAACCGACCGGATAGCTTGTCGGGTCAGCGAACAACACTTCGGTCGCCGACAGCGATTGCGCCGTCTGATATGCGGTCAGCGAACTCAGCTCGACCGAACCGAGGTCGAGCGTGGCCTTCGCCGAATAGGTCTCCGTATTGAGCTGCACGAACGATCCCGCCGGTCCCGGACGCAGGACACCGCGCGTCGAACCATTTGCTTCATTGTCATAGGTCGCGCCGTGCTTGGTGCTGAAGCGCAGGTTTGCAGCCGCGGTCATCGCATCGCCGGCGGAAACGCCGAAGCTTTGCAGCAGCCCGGCATAATAGAGCTGCGACCCGTTGAGCCCGGTGCCGCCGACGTCGATGTCCAGCCCGACCGCCTGATAGCCCTGCCCCGACCGATCGTCGGATTCGAAATGCTGCGCACGCAGCACCAGATTGAACTGTTCGGACGGCTTGAAGACGAGGACCGCCCCGATCGACTTGGAATCGCGGTCGTAGAAGTCGTCGTTCGTGGCCCCGACGCCCGGCGCATTCAGATTCCGGATATAGCCGTCGCGCTTGCGGATCGACCCGTTGACCGAGAAAGCGAACATGTCGCCAAGCCCGCCCGAAATGATCCCCGACGCTTCGCGATTGTCGTAATTGCCGTAACCGGCGCGGAAGCGGCCCGAGATCGGATCGCCCGGTCGCGGCGTCTTCGTCGTCACGACGATCGCACCGCCGGTCGCGTTGCGGCCGTAAAGCGCACCCTGCGGCCCTTCGAGGACCTGGACCTGTTCGACATTGTCGAGGTCGAAGGCCGCGCTCGTCAGCGTCGAGATATAGACCCCGTCGACATAGGTCGCGACGCTGGCCGCCTGCCCCGCCCCGGTGACGGTCGAGCCGACGCCGCGGATGAAGGGCGTGACGTTGCTCGCCTGATTCTGGACGGTCAGCGACGGCGTCAGCTTCGGCAGGTCTTGCAGGGTCGAGACGTTGCGCGCCTCGAGCACTTCGGGCTCGACGGCGGTCACCACAACGGGAACTTTCTGGAGGTTCTCGGACCGGCGCTGCGCGGTCACGACGATATCGACCAAGCCCCCGCTGTCGGTCGTCGTACCGCCTTCCGCGGCCGGCGCCGGAGACTCCTCCGCCCAAGCCGGCGAAACGCTCACAGTGGCGATGGCGACACTGGCCATCAGAACAGCCTTACGCATCTTCGTCTCCCTCCAGATCGCGAAGCTTTTCGCTTCATCTTTCTGCTTGCCAGTCCGCGCCACAGTAGCGCATATCCCGACACGACAAAAATAGATATTCGTCGTATTTTATTCTGTCAACCGGGATTTTAAATGCTCATTTAAACGGGTGATTCCACGGGTTTTCGGCGAATGGATGGAGAGTAAATTGGCTAGCGAAGCCCCGATTCGAACCGAGACGACAAGCTTTTGTCGGCTGTGCGAGGCCTTTTGCGGCACCGTGATCGCGATCGAGGATGGCCGACCGGTCAAACTCTCCCCCGACCGCGACAATCCGCACACGCAGGGGCATATCTGCGTCAAGGGTGCGGCGATCGTCGACGTCGCGAACGATCCCGACCGCGTGCTGCGACCGTTGAAACGCATCGGCGGTCCCGGCGAATTCGCCGAGGTATCGTGGGACGAAGCCCTCGACGATATCACCGCGCGACTGAAGGCGATCATCGACACCGACGGGCCGGAGGCGGTCGCGACCTATTTCGGCAATCCCGGCGCCTTTTCGACCGACACTTTCATGTCGAGCCAGTGGTTCCTGCAACGGATCGGGAGCACCAAATTCTATGCGGCGGGATCGCAGGACAGTACCTCGCGCCACCTCGCGAGCTGGATCCTCTATGGCGTCGCCTTTCGCAACGCGATTCCCGACCTGCCGCATTGCGATTTCCTGATCATAACGGGCGCCAACCCTTTGGTATCGCACGGTGGCCTGCTCACCGCGCCGCGGATGCGACACGACCTCGACGCCATTGCCGAACGCGGGCGCGTGATCGTGATCGACCCGCGCCGGACCGAAACCGCGAAGCGTTACGAGCATGTCGCGATCCAGCCCGATGCCGACGCGTGGCTTCACGCGGCAATGCTCAAGGTGATGATCGGCGCGGAGGTCGTCGACGAAGCCTTCCTCGCCGCGCATTGCACCGGCTGGGACGATCTGCGCGATGCCGTAATGCAGGTCGATCTCGACGAGGCGACAGCGGCCACCGGCGTCCCGCGCGGCACCATCGAACAACTTGCACTCGACTTCGCCGCCGCGCCGCGTGCCGCGATGTACGGCCGCGTCGGCCTGTGCCGTGGCCGCTTCTCGACGATTGCCAACCTGCTGCTCGACGCGATCAACATTGCCGGCGGCAAGTTCGGCAAGCCGGGCGGGTCGACCTTCGGCGCCTTTCCGCTCGCCGAAGGCGCCGAACCGCTGTCGGGCTATGGCGAGCATCGCACGCGCATCGGCGACCTGCCGGTCGTTGCGGGCCTGATGCCGGCCGCTGCGCTGCCCGACGACATATTGGAACCCGGCGACGGCCGGGTCCGCGCCATGATGGTCATCGCCGGCAATCCCGTCCTGTCGGCGCCGGGGGGCGAGCGGCTCGAAAGGGCACTCGAGTCGCTCGCCCTCCTCTTCTCGGTCGATCTCTATGTGACCGAGACGAACCGCTTCGCGCACTATATCCTGCCCGCCGCCACCTTCCTCGAAAAGGACGATATTCCGCTGATCGGGCTGTCGCACATGGTGCGGCCCTATATCCAGTACGCCCGCGCCGCGGTGCCGCCGATGGGCGAGGCACGCGAGGAAAAGGCGATTTTCGACGATCTCGTCGCGCGCATGGGGCTCGGCTCGATCGCGCCGACCCCGGGCCTGCGCTGGCTGGAGCGGCAGGGCATGTCGATCACGCCGCTGACCCTCGTCGAAATCGCCCTTCGATACGGGCCGCTCGGCAAACAGCGCGGCGACGATGCGCTGAGCTTCGCGAAACTGGCGGAGATGCCGCACGGCACGATGCTCGACCTGCCGCTCACCTATGATGGCTGGGCCGGACATATCGCCACCGAGGATCGCAAGATCCGCCTCTGGCACCCGATCGTCGCCGACGAATTCGCACGCTTCGCGGCGCAGCAGTCCCCGACCGGCAGCGATGGAAGGCTGAAGCTGTTCAGCCAGCGCAAACTCAAGTCGATGAACAGCTGGATGCACAATCCCGAAAAGCTGGCGCGATCGCAGGAGCCCGCACTGCTCGTCCACCCCGCCGACGCAGCGCGATACGGCCTCAGCGATGGCGGCCAGGCCAGCGTAGCGAACGAACATGGCGCCGTCGAAGTCGCGGTCGAAGTGACCGAAGATGTGGTCGAGGGTGCGGTCTGCTATCCGCACGGATGGGGTCACAATGGCGGCTGGCGCCATGCCAACACCCTGCCCGGCGCGAACATCAACCTGTTGCTCGGGCTCGGGCCGGAAGCGGTCGAGCTCGTCTCGGGAACGACGTTCATCGACGGCATCCCGGTAACGGTCACCCCGATCGCCGCCTGATCAGCGCGCCATCACCGTCGGCGCCAGAAAGTCGCGGACCAGCGCATCCATTCCGGCACGATCGTCGAGATCCTCGGCGGGACGCTGGAGCAGCGCGCGATAGACGAAGCTCAGCCACCATTCGATCCGCTCGACCGAAATATCGCCCCGCACCCGTCCCGTCGCGGCGATCCGCTCGATCACCGGCGCCCAATAGTCGTGCATCATCCGCTCGATGACCTGCGAATGTTCGGCGAGTTCGTTGACATAACCCATTGAGCCTTCCTCGAAGAGGCCCTCGAAGATCGGCATGGCGCGAGCGGCATCGACGAGTGCGAGCACCGCCGCCGATAGCAGCGCCTCGCCCTCCAGGTCATCGGGAATATTTTCCTTCGCGCGCTCATTCACCAGCGCGCCTTCGCGGAGCAGTACTGCGGTCGCGAGCTGCTGCTTGTTCGGGAAATAATTATAGATCGTCTGGCGCGTGATCCCCGAGCCCTTCGCGACGGCTTCCATCCGCAACCGTTTGTACCCGACCTTCGCGATCACCTGATTCGCAGCGTCCAATATGCGGGCCTGCGTCCGGCGCGCGACGTCGGTTTCAAGTTCATTGTCCATCATATAGCCCGCAGAAAATCCCTAAATTTGACGAAAATGAATTTTTGTCGCATTCTTCCCGCATAACGACATACCGGGAGATTTGTCATGTACGGATTCGACCTCGTCATCAAGAACGGGACGATCATCGACGGCACGCGCTTTCCGCGCTTCAGGTCCGACATCGGGATCAGGGACGGGAAAATTGCACGGATCGGGCACATCGCCGATCCCGGCAGCGCGCGCGTGGTCGATGCGGACGGACTGATCGTCGCTCCCGGCCATATCGACACCCACACCCATTATGACGCGCAGATTTTCTGGGATCCGACGTGCTCGAACGCCGGCGAGAACGGTATCACCACCGTCGTGACCGGCAATTGCGGCTTCGGCTTCGCTCCCGTCCATGTAAGGGATCGCGAGCGCGCGATGCTCATGATGGAAACGACCGAACAGGTTCCCGCGATCCAGATGCAGACCGCCCTCCCCTGGTCGTGGGAAACCTTCCCCGAGCTCGTCGAGGCGATGCGGCGGACGCCCAAGGCGGTGAACCTCACCATGTTCCTGCCGCTCAACGCGGTGATGTTCTATGTGATGGGCGAGGATGCGAAGCACCGCCGCCCGACCGCGGCCGAGATCAATACGATCAAGGGGCTGATCCACGAGGCGATGGACGCCGGCGCGTGCGGCCTGTCGCTTAGCTTCATGGGGCACGAGAACAACCATGTCGACGTCGACGGATCGCCGATGCCGACCGACATCATGTATCCCGACGATGCCGTCGCGATGGCGAGCGCGCTGAAGGACCGGCAGGAAGGGATCATCCAGGTCATCTCGCAGATCGGCCCGGTCGGCGACCGGAGCATCAGCGAAAAGCTGGCGCGCGAGACCGGCCGCCCGATCCTGCACAACGTGTTCTCGGTCAGCGAATACACCCCCGACCTCCACCGCCAGAGCATGGCGTGGCTGGACGCGATGAACGAAGAGGACGGCGTCGAGATGTACGCCGCGACGGTGATCTGCCGCGCGTGGAACGAGACCGAACTCTTCAACTCGCCCGGCTGCTCGCTCGACGCGCTCGACGTCTATCGCGAGCTGACCTTCTGCAAGGATCCGGCCGACAAGCGCGCCAAGCTGCTCGATCCCGAATTCCGCCGCCGTTTCAACGAGAGCTATGACCCAGTGATGTTCGAGGCGACCGCGGGCGGGCTCGCCGACTATACGGTGATCGGAATGGGCGAAGGCTCGAACGACGCCAAGGGCTATCTCGGCAAGACATTGGGCGAGATCGCCGCGGCCGAAGGCAAGACCGAGGTTGACGCCTTCATCGACACCGCACTCGAAAGCGACCTGCGGATCGAACTCAAGACTCCCGGCATCGCGATCGACCCCGCAAAGGTCGCCGACCTGCTGTCGAACGGGCGCGTCCTCGCGGGGGCCTCGGACGGCGGCGCGCACACCAAGAATTTCAGCGGAGGCCAGTGGACCACCGACCTGATCCTGTGGCTGGTACGCGACAATGACTTCCTCTCGCTCGAGGAAATGCACTACCGTCTTTCCTATCAGCCCGCGCGCGCGATGGGCATCAAGGATCGCGGCGCGCTGCTCGAAGGCATGGCGGCCGACATTCTCGTCTATGATCTGGCCGAGCTGTATTTCGACCAGGATCGGTTCGACGTCGTCCATGACCAGCCCGGCGGCGACTGGCGGCGCAAGGCGCGCGCCGGCGGATATCGCCAGATCTTCGTGAACGGCGAGCAGACGTTCGAGCGCGACCGCCCGGTCGGCGCGACGCCCGGCGTCTATCTGGGCGATGGCGTGCCCCGCCCGCAGATCGCCCGCGCCGCCTGATCGCACCCATGCTCCAGGACCGGGTCATTCTCGTCGTCGGCGGGTCGACGGGCATCGGACGCGCCACCGCCATCGCCTGCGGGCAGGCCGGTGCGACCGTCGTCGTCGGCGCCCGCGACCGCGCGAAAGCGGAAGAGGTCGCCGGCGAAGCTGCACGCGCCGGGGCGCCCCGGACGCTGGGGCTGCCGGTCGACGTGCGCACGTCGGAAGCGGTCGATGCATTCGTCTCGACGGCCGCCGACACCTTCGGTCGTCTCGACGGCGCGGTGAACAACGCAGGTATCGAGGGCCGCATGGCACCGATGCATGATCTCACCGACGTCGACTATGCGGACATCATGGATGTGAACGCGCGCGGCATCTTCTTTGCGATGCGTGCCGAGATCGCCGCGATGGGCGCCACGGGGGGCGCGATCGTCAATGTCGGGTCGGTCGGCTCGTTCACCGGGCTCGTCGGCCAGTCGGTCTATGCCGCGTCCAAACATGCCGTCTGGGCGCTTACCCGTTCAGCGGCGGTCGAAAACGCCGGGCGCGGGATCCGCATCAACATGATCGCCCCCGCCGGCACCGAGACCCCGATGCTTCACCGCGTGCTGCAGGGCAATGAGGAGGCGATGCGCGGCGCGGCAAGAATGCATCCGATCGGCCGGTTCGGCACGCCCGAAGAGAGCGCCGCAGCGATCGTCTGGCTGCTCTCCGACGCCGCTTCCTTCGTCTGCGGCCAGTCGATCGGAGTCGACGGCGGCTATTCGGCGACGCTCGGCTTCAACCCGCAGGCTGCGCTCGCCGACTAACGCGCGAGCAGCCCGCCGACGATCAGTTCGCTTACCGTCGTGGCATAGCGTTCGACGAGGTCGTGATCGAGCGAACCGTCGCCAAGGATCGTGTGCCGCGACTGCACCGACGAGAAAAGATGCGCGCAGGCGCCGTCGATCGCAAAGCTGACCAGGTTGGCGTCGACCGCGCGAAACTCGCCGCACGCGATGCCGTCGGCTATGATCGCTCGCCGTGCCTCGATCACCGGCCGGACAAAGGTCGCGCCGACCTTTGCCGAGGCTTCGGGCGACGCTTCGCGCAGCAGCTTCTGGAGCAGGCGATTGAGATAAGGCCGCTCGAAATAAGCCTCGATCAATCCCTTGATATGGATTTCCATCTTCGCCGTCGGAGCAATATCCGCGGCTAGCAGGCGTTCAAGATGCCCCGAGGCGCGCCGTGCATCGCCCTCGATGATCGCGATCATCAGCCCTTCGCGGTTGCCGAAATAATAGCTGACGAGCGCAACGTTGGTGCCGGCCCGCTCCGAAATGTCGGCGATCGACACCTCGAGCAGCCCGCGCTCAATCATCAGGCTGCGCGCCGCCTCGACGATGCGCTGCGCCGTCGCCGGCTGGTCGGTCAGATCCTCGGCCATGCTGCCCCCGTCATTGCCCCTTCAGCCTCGCGCGGATCCGGTCGGACTGTTCGCCCAGCCGCGGCGCATGACGCTTGGCTGATTCGAGCGGCTTTGCAAAGCGCACCGGATGCTCCATCGCGAAATAGCCCCCTTCGCTCGGATGCTCCTGCCGCGAGAAAAAGCCTGTCGCTGCCAGATGCGGGTCGTCCATGATATCGGCGATATCGCGCACCGGCTGCGCAGGTATCTGCGCCGCATGGCATTTCGCGATCAGTTCGTCCGTGGTAAAAGCCGGGGTCAGCCGGGCCATTTCGCGGTAGAGCAGCGCCAGATTGACCGTCCGCGCCTTGCGGGTCGCGAACCGCTCGTCATTCAGAAACCCCGGATTGCCGAGCACCTCGAACATCTTCGG
Coding sequences within:
- a CDS encoding amidohydrolase family protein, producing MYGFDLVIKNGTIIDGTRFPRFRSDIGIRDGKIARIGHIADPGSARVVDADGLIVAPGHIDTHTHYDAQIFWDPTCSNAGENGITTVVTGNCGFGFAPVHVRDRERAMLMMETTEQVPAIQMQTALPWSWETFPELVEAMRRTPKAVNLTMFLPLNAVMFYVMGEDAKHRRPTAAEINTIKGLIHEAMDAGACGLSLSFMGHENNHVDVDGSPMPTDIMYPDDAVAMASALKDRQEGIIQVISQIGPVGDRSISEKLARETGRPILHNVFSVSEYTPDLHRQSMAWLDAMNEEDGVEMYAATVICRAWNETELFNSPGCSLDALDVYRELTFCKDPADKRAKLLDPEFRRRFNESYDPVMFEATAGGLADYTVIGMGEGSNDAKGYLGKTLGEIAAAEGKTEVDAFIDTALESDLRIELKTPGIAIDPAKVADLLSNGRVLAGASDGGAHTKNFSGGQWTTDLILWLVRDNDFLSLEEMHYRLSYQPARAMGIKDRGALLEGMAADILVYDLAELYFDQDRFDVVHDQPGGDWRRKARAGGYRQIFVNGEQTFERDRPVGATPGVYLGDGVPRPQIARAA
- a CDS encoding molybdopterin-dependent oxidoreductase encodes the protein MASEAPIRTETTSFCRLCEAFCGTVIAIEDGRPVKLSPDRDNPHTQGHICVKGAAIVDVANDPDRVLRPLKRIGGPGEFAEVSWDEALDDITARLKAIIDTDGPEAVATYFGNPGAFSTDTFMSSQWFLQRIGSTKFYAAGSQDSTSRHLASWILYGVAFRNAIPDLPHCDFLIITGANPLVSHGGLLTAPRMRHDLDAIAERGRVIVIDPRRTETAKRYEHVAIQPDADAWLHAAMLKVMIGAEVVDEAFLAAHCTGWDDLRDAVMQVDLDEATAATGVPRGTIEQLALDFAAAPRAAMYGRVGLCRGRFSTIANLLLDAINIAGGKFGKPGGSTFGAFPLAEGAEPLSGYGEHRTRIGDLPVVAGLMPAAALPDDILEPGDGRVRAMMVIAGNPVLSAPGGERLERALESLALLFSVDLYVTETNRFAHYILPAATFLEKDDIPLIGLSHMVRPYIQYARAAVPPMGEAREEKAIFDDLVARMGLGSIAPTPGLRWLERQGMSITPLTLVEIALRYGPLGKQRGDDALSFAKLAEMPHGTMLDLPLTYDGWAGHIATEDRKIRLWHPIVADEFARFAAQQSPTGSDGRLKLFSQRKLKSMNSWMHNPEKLARSQEPALLVHPADAARYGLSDGGQASVANEHGAVEVAVEVTEDVVEGAVCYPHGWGHNGGWRHANTLPGANINLLLGLGPEAVELVSGTTFIDGIPVTVTPIAA
- a CDS encoding SDR family oxidoreductase, which gives rise to MLQDRVILVVGGSTGIGRATAIACGQAGATVVVGARDRAKAEEVAGEAARAGAPRTLGLPVDVRTSEAVDAFVSTAADTFGRLDGAVNNAGIEGRMAPMHDLTDVDYADIMDVNARGIFFAMRAEIAAMGATGGAIVNVGSVGSFTGLVGQSVYAASKHAVWALTRSAAVENAGRGIRINMIAPAGTETPMLHRVLQGNEEAMRGAARMHPIGRFGTPEESAAAIVWLLSDAASFVCGQSIGVDGGYSATLGFNPQAALAD
- a CDS encoding TetR/AcrR family transcriptional regulator, translating into MMDNELETDVARRTQARILDAANQVIAKVGYKRLRMEAVAKGSGITRQTIYNYFPNKQQLATAVLLREGALVNERAKENIPDDLEGEALLSAAVLALVDAARAMPIFEGLFEEGSMGYVNELAEHSQVIERMMHDYWAPVIERIAATGRVRGDISVERIEWWLSFVYRALLQRPAEDLDDRAGMDALVRDFLAPTVMAR
- a CDS encoding TetR family transcriptional regulator, which encodes MAEDLTDQPATAQRIVEAARSLMIERGLLEVSIADISERAGTNVALVSYYFGNREGLMIAIIEGDARRASGHLERLLAADIAPTAKMEIHIKGLIEAYFERPYLNRLLQKLLREASPEASAKVGATFVRPVIEARRAIIADGIACGEFRAVDANLVSFAIDGACAHLFSSVQSRHTILGDGSLDHDLVERYATTVSELIVGGLLAR
- a CDS encoding TonB-dependent receptor; amino-acid sequence: MRKAVLMASVAIATVSVSPAWAEESPAPAAEGGTTTDSGGLVDIVVTAQRRSENLQKVPVVVTAVEPEVLEARNVSTLQDLPKLTPSLTVQNQASNVTPFIRGVGSTVTGAGQAASVATYVDGVYISTLTSAAFDLDNVEQVQVLEGPQGALYGRNATGGAIVVTTKTPRPGDPISGRFRAGYGNYDNREASGIISGGLGDMFAFSVNGSIRKRDGYIRNLNAPGVGATNDDFYDRDSKSIGAVLVFKPSEQFNLVLRAQHFESDDRSGQGYQAVGLDIDVGGTGLNGSQLYYAGLLQSFGVSAGDAMTAAANLRFSTKHGATYDNEANGSTRGVLRPGPAGSFVQLNTETYSAKATLDLGSVELSSLTAYQTAQSLSATEVLFADPTSYPVGFQGGSVGFTGDFPSRTWQQEFQIASVDSPVQWIAGVVYLDAAGDVLLTGDLPPLSALTADNRWQNKSVAGFGQITVPITERLSVTAGGRYTDEKYTSNDFISLTDPRNVFGTPNQGRQVLKGSKFTYTGRIQYDTGDLLLYAGVSTGFKGATLSNTNLLSPGVTPETITSFEGGAKIRLSPDARLNLGAFHYDYGNIHIAYTDSASGSNILVNGTGAKITGAQYDLLWQVSPMFTLRSNGLVLDTSYDRDVQSAGGAGVLFIKGNRLAGAPKFVLSIGADVKYPVGDGELKLSVDASHNDGYYFDAENLTGTGGATARSMQLVDASLTYTAPDDRWLVSLFAANITDEKYFDSGLPISGLVRNARAAPPATYGVRVGFNF